The nucleotide window ATTGCAGAATCCTTCCTCCCCAACATGAATGGGGTCACCCACTCACTCCTGCGGGTCCTCGACCATCTGGCCGACCGAGGCGACGAAGTTCTCGTCATCGCCCCGGGCACCCGCAGAGACGGACCGAAGGAGGTCGCCGGCGCCCGTGTCGTTCGGGTTCCCTCGATCGCCTTGCCGAAGTACCGCCGCATCCGAGTCGCGCCAGGCGGCGTCACCCGCATCCGCCGCCTGCTGCAGCGCTTCGCCCCTGACGTCGTCCACCTGGCCAGCCCGTTCGTCCTCGGCTGGCGCGGGGTACTCGCCGCCCAGGCGCTCAACCTGCCGACCGTCGCGATCTACCAGACCGAGGTCCCCGCCTACGCCGCCCGGTACGGCATGCACGGCATCGAGGCCATGCTGTGGAACCACGTCCGCAACATCCACCAGCATTCCTCCTTGACTCTTGCTCCGTCGAGCTACACGATCGATCAGCTGGAGAATCTCGGAGTCGCCGAGGTGGCCCTGTGGGCCCGTGGGGTCGATTCCTCCCGCTTCGACCCAGGCCACCGATCCGAGGTGTGGCGACGGTCCGTGGCCCCGAACGGTGAGAAGATCATCGGGTTCGTCGGCCGTCTGGCAGCAGAGAAGCAGGTCGAGGACCTGGCGGTGCTCAACGATGTGCCCGGTGCCAAGGTGGTCATCGTCGGTGACGGACCGTGGCGGACCCGGCTGGAGCGGACGCTGCCCGGTGCCCACTTCACCGGCTTCCTCGGAGGAGAGGCTCTGGCGCAGGCTGTCGCGAGTTTCGACCTCATGGTCGCCCCGGGCGAGCTCGAGACCTTCTGCCAGACGATCCAAGAGGCGATGGCCTCCGAAGTTCCCGTCATCGCCCCTGCCCGAGGCGGCCCACTCGACCTCGTCGACTCCTCGCGCACCGGATGGCTCTACACTCCGAAGGACCTCGGAGCCATGCGCAGCCATGTCATCGACCTGCTCGGTGATGAGGCGAAACGTCGGGCCTTCGGGGTGGCCGGGCGCGAGCAGGTGCTGTCCCGTTCGTGGAAGAGCGTGTGCTCACAGCTCGTGGGCCACTACTCAAGGGCGATCGAGAATCCTGCGCCGCAGGTGCTCGGCCGCGGGTTCAGCTCGATGGTCAACTCCGGGCTGGAGAACACGCTGCCGTACTGACGTGAACGCGCTCTGCGGGCATGCGTCAGCTGAGGCTCGCAGTCCAGTCGTCGACGGTGAGCACCTTCGCCTGCATCGGGAACACCTTCTCGGTGAGGACTCGGTGGACTTCCGGGTCACGGTCGGCGCAGGCGTCGGTGAGCACGGTGAGTTCGAAGTCGAGGTCGGCGGCCTGCCGCAGCGTGGAGAGCACGACTCCGCTGGTCGCCACCCCGGCCAAGACGAGTGACTGTGCCCCATACCCGCGCAGCAGCACCTCGAGGTCGCTGCCGGTGAAGGCGCTGATCCGGCGTTTGGTCACGATCGGTTCGCCATGCTGTCGGTTGAGAGTCTCGTGGATGCTCGTCGACGCATGGGATTCGTCGAGATCCCCGTGTGCGGCGATCCGTGCGAACGAGGCGGTTTCCGCCAATTCGGGCTGGCCTTCGCGCAGCGCCACCCGCACCCACACGACGGGAACGTTCTTCTGCCGCGCCGCAGCCACGGCATCTCGGGCACGCTCAAGGACACCACTGGAGGCGAAGGCCTCGCCCCCGGCGATGCCGTTCTGGAAGTCCATGGCCAACAGGACGGTTCGATCGGCTCCAGTCATCATGTCTCCTTCGTTTCGAGGGGACTCATGTCCCATTCGCCGAGGCTACTCCCTCCCCCGGATGGTCCGCTGAGTCGGGGCTCAATGCCGACTGGGTCCAAGAGCGATTCGCGCTCCGCCGAGCGTCTTCCCCGAAGGCCCGGATCTGGCGCAGGAGATCACGGCCCACCGACTGCCCGGGGGCAGACAACGCGCCGTTGTCGACGGCAAATCGCGCTGGTATCGTGGATGGTGAAGCAACGTCATGCCCCGGGCTACCGGATAATCCCGGCCTTTGGGAAGACGGCCCCCTGGTTTTTGCGCAAGCACCCAGGGGGTGCTTCATATTCAGGGACTTTCCGTCGACGGCATTGATCACCGTCAGTTTTCCCTCTCGCAGTGCCGGCTCGATGAACCTCACATCATCACGAAGGATATTGCGTTGCACCGCCCACGACATTGCATCCGCCGACCACAGCAGCGGCTCGGCTCCCATCCGACCATGAGCAAGTGCCACGTCGGAGTGAATAGAGCCCGAACTGCGCAACTTGTCGACGACCTGTTCGTCTAGCCCGTTGAGCTTCTGATCCTTGTTGTTGTCCGCGACGATCCCGCGAACAGCCTCGTCTCCAGTGCCGCTTGTGAGGTTGCGGACCAGCCTATCCAGGCACAGCGCCCTGGCCCGGGCGAGGTCCCGCCGAGAGCTGCCCGCCAACGGCAGCCTCACAGCGATGACATTCCACACCGATTCCTCGGTGACCGTCGCGATCATCTCGACGATGTCACCACGGTCGAAATCGCTTCCTCGGAACTTCTTGTTCGTGTGCCAATAGGTTCCGCCGGCCACATCCACCAATCGCTCGCGAATCGAATCCAAGCGCGCATGAGAGAAGATGACCGCGGCCATCTGATAGAACGAAATCTCCCGCCCAGCGGGGCCCTTCCCCGCGACGGTCGGCTGCCGCATCGACTCGTCGATGAACGCAATCGGATTCGGCGCAGCGGCGAGGTAGAACCTCTCCAGTACAAGCGACCGCAG belongs to Brevibacterium spongiae and includes:
- a CDS encoding cysteine hydrolase family protein is translated as MMTGADRTVLLAMDFQNGIAGGEAFASSGVLERARDAVAAARQKNVPVVWVRVALREGQPELAETASFARIAAHGDLDESHASTSIHETLNRQHGEPIVTKRRISAFTGSDLEVLLRGYGAQSLVLAGVATSGVVLSTLRQAADLDFELTVLTDACADRDPEVHRVLTEKVFPMQAKVLTVDDWTASLS
- a CDS encoding glycosyltransferase family 4 protein; the encoded protein is MNGVTHSLLRVLDHLADRGDEVLVIAPGTRRDGPKEVAGARVVRVPSIALPKYRRIRVAPGGVTRIRRLLQRFAPDVVHLASPFVLGWRGVLAAQALNLPTVAIYQTEVPAYAARYGMHGIEAMLWNHVRNIHQHSSLTLAPSSYTIDQLENLGVAEVALWARGVDSSRFDPGHRSEVWRRSVAPNGEKIIGFVGRLAAEKQVEDLAVLNDVPGAKVVIVGDGPWRTRLERTLPGAHFTGFLGGEALAQAVASFDLMVAPGELETFCQTIQEAMASEVPVIAPARGGPLDLVDSSRTGWLYTPKDLGAMRSHVIDLLGDEAKRRAFGVAGREQVLSRSWKSVCSQLVGHYSRAIENPAPQVLGRGFSSMVNSGLENTLPY